The following DNA comes from Gemmatimonadaceae bacterium.
GGAGGGAGGTCACCGGTGCGCCGGCGATCTCCCTCCTCGTTCCACGTCTCCCGCCCCGTCCCTGAGCCTCCATCCCCCTCCCCGTTCCGTCAGCCTTTGGATCACATCTTGTCCACGCTTGTCCGATTGAACTGGTATGCACAATGCCTATTTTGCTCCCGCACCCGACACGCGGAGTGGAGAGCAGATGCGGACCCTCATCGTAGGCATATCGGCGGTGGTGCTGGGCGCGCCGGTGGTGGATACGACGCTGTGGGCACAGGGCGCGCCGGCGGGGGCGCCAGCTAGCGGGGCGCCGCCGGTGCAGATCTCGGCGTCGGTGCGCGCGCGCGCCGAGTCGTGGGACTGGTTCGACGCGGGCGCGGCGGGGGAGTACTCGTATGCCCACCTGCTGGCGCGGGTGTCGACGGCGCAGTCGCGGGCGCACTGGTCGTGGCGCGTCGAGGGGGCCGTGCCGGTGCTGCTGGGCCTGCCGGACGACGCCACGCTCGCCGCGCCGGGCGGACAGCTGGGCCTTGGCAGCACCTACTACGCGGCGAATGACGCCAAGCGCAACGTCGCTAGCGTATTCGTGAAGCAGGCCTTCGTCCGCTGGACGGCGAACGGCCACGCGCTGCGGGTGGGGCGCTTCGAGTTTGCGGACGGCGCCGAACGCGCGCCGGCCGATCCGACGCTCGCCGCGGTGAAGGCGCAGCGCGTTGGGCAGCGACTGATCGGCCCGTTTGGTTTCTCCGCGGTCGGCCGTTCATTCGACGGCCTGCACTACACGGGACGCGTGCAGAAGGCGGGGCTGACGGTCGCGGCCGTACGCCCGACGGCCGGGGCGTTCCGTGCCGATGCGCAGCCGGGACTCGACATCAACGTGGCGTACGCGGCGCTGACGACGGGCGCGCGCGCGACGAACGCCGAGCACGACCTGCGCCTCTTCGGCCTGTGGTACGATGACGAACGCGGCACCGTGCCGACGGACAACCGGGCGGCAGCGGCGCGCAGCGCCGATCGCAGCGCCATCGAGGTGCTCACACTCGGCGGGCACTGGACCGCGATCTTCAAGAGCGGGCGGGCGAAGTTCGACGCCGTGGCGTGGGGGGCGTGGCAGGGGGGCGACTGGGGGCGGCTGGATCACGCCGCCAACGCGGTAGCCCTGGAAGGAGGATTCCAGCACGCCGCG
Coding sequences within:
- a CDS encoding alginate export family protein, with amino-acid sequence MRTLIVGISAVVLGAPVVDTTLWAQGAPAGAPASGAPPVQISASVRARAESWDWFDAGAAGEYSYAHLLARVSTAQSRAHWSWRVEGAVPVLLGLPDDATLAAPGGQLGLGSTYYAANDAKRNVASVFVKQAFVRWTANGHALRVGRFEFADGAERAPADPTLAAVKAQRVGQRLIGPFGFSAVGRSFDGLHYTGRVQKAGLTVAAVRPTAGAFRADAQPGLDINVAYAALTTGARATNAEHDLRLFGLWYDDERGTVPTDNRAAAARSADRSAIEVLTLGGHWTAIFKSGRAKFDAVAWGAWQGGDWGRLDHAANAVALEGGFQHAALPWGTWIRAGVLRTSGDDNAGDNRHETFFQALPTPRVYARMPFYNMMNSSETFATVQAKPHAKVTLRAGAHALELTEARDLWYLGGGAFDSRVFGFAGRPSSGATPLARVMDVSVAWQPHARLAVELYGASARGGAVVQGAYAGNRVARFLYLETTLSR